One Roseomonas gilardii subsp. gilardii genomic region harbors:
- a CDS encoding phosphoglycerate kinase: protein MPAFRTLDTLDPKGKRVLLRADLNLPVRDGKITDMTRIERLVPTVKELAEKGAKVILCSHFDRPKGKVVPEMSLKPMAEALSKALGKPVAFTGDCIGPEAEAAVAKLADGEVLLLENTRFHAGEEKNDPALAQGLAKLADVYVNDAFSAAHRAHASTEGVAKLLPAYAGRLMQGELEALDAALGNPSRPVVAIVGGSKVSTKLDLLGNLSKKVDVLVIGGAMANTFLAAQGHPVGKSLQEAEMHDTARQIMAEAAKTGCEIVLPVDLVVAPRFEANVATRTVPVDAVPEDMMALDVGPKTVELIEDKLRTASTLVWNGPLGAFETPPFDTATVAVAQTVAALGASAGLKSIGGGGDTVSALKHAGVIDRMTYVSTAGGAFLEWLEGKTLPGVKALEAA from the coding sequence ATGCCAGCCTTCCGCACCCTCGACACGCTCGATCCCAAGGGCAAGCGCGTCCTGCTCCGGGCCGATCTGAACCTCCCGGTGCGGGACGGGAAGATCACGGACATGACGCGGATCGAGCGCCTGGTGCCGACGGTCAAGGAGCTGGCGGAGAAGGGGGCGAAGGTGATCCTGTGCTCCCATTTCGACCGGCCCAAGGGCAAGGTCGTGCCGGAGATGTCGCTGAAGCCGATGGCGGAGGCGCTGAGCAAGGCGCTGGGCAAGCCGGTGGCTTTCACGGGCGACTGCATCGGCCCGGAGGCCGAGGCGGCGGTGGCGAAGCTGGCGGATGGCGAGGTGCTGCTGCTGGAGAACACGCGCTTCCATGCGGGCGAGGAGAAGAATGACCCGGCCCTGGCGCAGGGGCTGGCGAAGCTCGCGGATGTGTATGTGAACGACGCCTTTTCCGCCGCGCACCGCGCCCATGCCTCCACTGAGGGCGTGGCGAAGCTGCTGCCCGCCTATGCCGGGCGGCTGATGCAGGGCGAGCTGGAAGCGCTGGACGCGGCGCTGGGCAACCCGTCGCGGCCGGTCGTGGCGATCGTCGGCGGTTCAAAGGTTTCCACCAAGCTCGACCTGCTCGGCAACCTGTCGAAGAAGGTGGATGTGCTGGTGATCGGCGGCGCCATGGCGAACACCTTCCTGGCGGCGCAGGGGCATCCGGTCGGCAAGTCGCTGCAGGAGGCGGAGATGCACGACACCGCCCGCCAGATCATGGCGGAGGCGGCGAAGACGGGCTGCGAGATCGTGCTGCCGGTCGATCTGGTGGTGGCGCCGCGCTTCGAGGCGAATGTGGCCACGCGGACGGTGCCGGTGGATGCGGTGCCGGAGGACATGATGGCGCTGGATGTCGGGCCGAAGACGGTGGAGCTGATCGAGGACAAGCTGCGCACCGCCTCCACCCTGGTGTGGAACGGGCCGCTGGGCGCCTTCGAGACGCCGCCCTTCGACACGGCCACGGTGGCGGTGGCGCAGACCGTGGCCGCGCTGGGGGCCTCGGCGGGGCTGAAGTCCATCGGCGGCGGCGGCGACACGGTCTCGGCGCTGAAGCATGCGGGGGTGATCGACCGCATGACTTATGTTTCCACCGCCGGCGGTGCCTTCCTGGAATGGCTGGAGGGCAAGACCCTCCCGGGCGTGAAGGCGCTGGAAGCTGCCTGA
- a CDS encoding homoserine dehydrogenase: MTRPLSVALAGLGTVGAGTLQILRTNAGLIAARAGRPIAVTAVAARDRSRDRGIPLDGLRWYDDPAALAHDPAVDVVVEAIGGSEGAARATVEAALAAGKPVVTANKALLAVHGAALAHSAEKQGVPLAFEAAVAGGIPVIKALREGLAANRFQRVTGILNGTCNYILTQMRERGREFAEALADAQRLGYAEADPSFDIDGVDAAHKLAILAALAFGRPVDFSAVHVEGIRNVTALDIKLAEELGYRIKLLGLARCGERGVETRVHPCMVPASFPLARVDGVFNAVVAEGDFVGRVVLEGRGAGAGPTASAVVADLIDIARNRHTPVWGAGLDDLAPLPSLPMEERTGAYYLRLMVVDRPGVIADVTGALRDSGISLESMLQRGRAPGEAVPVVLTTHDSSERAMRKAIARIEALETVLESPALIRIESF; encoded by the coding sequence TTGACCCGTCCTCTTTCCGTCGCCCTGGCCGGTCTCGGCACCGTCGGCGCGGGCACCCTGCAGATCCTGCGCACCAATGCCGGGCTGATCGCCGCCCGCGCCGGCCGCCCCATCGCCGTGACCGCCGTGGCGGCGCGCGACCGTTCGCGCGACCGCGGCATCCCGCTCGACGGGCTGCGCTGGTACGACGACCCGGCCGCGCTGGCCCATGATCCGGCGGTGGATGTGGTGGTCGAGGCGATCGGCGGCTCCGAGGGCGCGGCCCGCGCCACGGTGGAGGCCGCGCTGGCCGCCGGCAAGCCGGTGGTGACGGCGAACAAGGCGCTGCTCGCCGTGCATGGCGCCGCCCTGGCCCATTCGGCGGAGAAGCAGGGCGTGCCGCTGGCCTTCGAGGCAGCGGTGGCCGGCGGCATTCCGGTCATCAAGGCGCTGCGCGAGGGGCTGGCCGCGAACCGCTTCCAGCGTGTCACCGGCATCCTGAACGGCACCTGCAACTACATCCTGACCCAGATGCGCGAGCGCGGGCGGGAATTCGCCGAGGCGCTCGCCGACGCGCAGCGCCTCGGCTATGCCGAGGCCGATCCCTCCTTTGACATCGACGGCGTGGACGCGGCGCACAAGCTGGCGATCCTGGCGGCGCTGGCCTTCGGCCGCCCGGTGGATTTCTCCGCCGTGCATGTCGAGGGCATCCGCAACGTCACCGCCCTCGACATCAAGCTGGCCGAGGAACTCGGCTACCGCATCAAGCTGCTGGGCCTGGCCCGCTGCGGGGAGCGTGGGGTGGAAACGCGGGTGCATCCCTGCATGGTGCCCGCCTCCTTCCCGCTGGCCCGCGTGGACGGCGTCTTCAACGCGGTGGTGGCGGAAGGCGACTTCGTCGGCCGCGTGGTGCTCGAAGGCCGCGGCGCCGGCGCCGGCCCGACCGCCTCGGCCGTGGTCGCGGACCTGATCGACATCGCGCGCAACCGGCACACGCCGGTCTGGGGCGCCGGGCTGGACGACCTCGCCCCGCTGCCCTCCCTGCCGATGGAGGAGCGCACCGGCGCCTATTACCTCCGCCTGATGGTGGTGGACCGCCCCGGCGTGATCGCCGACGTGACCGGCGCGCTGCGCGATTCCGGCATCAGCCTGGAATCCATGCTGCAGCGCGGCCGCGCACCGGGGGAGGCGGTGCCCGTGGTCCTGACCACGCATGATTCGTCGGAACGCGCGATGCGCAAGGCCATCGCGCGGATCGAGGCTTTGGAGACGGTGCTGGAATCCCCGGCGCTGATCCGGATCGAGAGTTTCTGA
- a CDS encoding NAD(P)-dependent oxidoreductase, protein MRLHIQNPPASDLSITPTQWASAVARHPDMAHLAMTMAEDPQGLEDGLREAEVLVTWTGLPGDPLRAGPLRQRAPHLRILSFTSAGVDRMAPFDWLPDGVAMLNNRGTHGDKAGEFAIMALLMLRNHIPFFAECQREGRWAPRLAPSLAGATLGVLGLGALGGATARRARQFGMRVLGIRNGSEPHPDCDETFPQEALDSVLPRCDMLVLACPLTPRTRGILSRERLSLLPRGAGVVNIARGPVWDQDAACDLLESGHLSACLTDVAVPEPLPPESRLWRTPGLFVTPHMSADDPLVYNDRTLDILFENLRAEREGRPLPNLVDPRRGY, encoded by the coding sequence ATGCGTCTGCACATCCAGAATCCCCCCGCCTCCGACCTCAGCATCACTCCCACCCAGTGGGCGTCGGCGGTCGCGCGCCACCCGGACATGGCCCATCTCGCCATGACGATGGCGGAAGACCCCCAGGGGCTGGAGGACGGGCTGCGGGAGGCCGAGGTGCTGGTGACCTGGACCGGCCTGCCGGGGGACCCCCTGCGCGCGGGGCCGCTGCGGCAACGCGCCCCGCATCTGCGCATCCTGTCCTTCACCTCGGCCGGGGTGGACCGGATGGCGCCCTTCGACTGGCTGCCGGACGGCGTGGCGATGCTCAACAACCGCGGCACGCATGGGGACAAGGCGGGCGAGTTCGCCATCATGGCCCTGCTGATGCTGCGCAACCACATCCCCTTCTTCGCGGAATGCCAGCGGGAGGGCCGCTGGGCGCCTCGCCTCGCCCCCAGCCTGGCCGGCGCCACGCTGGGCGTGCTCGGCCTGGGCGCGCTGGGCGGCGCCACGGCCCGCCGGGCGCGGCAGTTCGGCATGCGGGTGCTGGGCATCCGCAACGGCAGCGAGCCCCACCCGGATTGCGACGAGACCTTCCCGCAGGAGGCGCTCGATTCGGTCCTCCCGCGCTGCGACATGCTGGTCCTGGCCTGCCCGCTCACCCCGCGGACGCGCGGTATCCTGTCGCGTGAAAGGCTCTCGCTTCTGCCGCGCGGGGCAGGGGTGGTGAACATCGCCCGTGGCCCCGTCTGGGATCAGGACGCCGCCTGCGACCTGCTGGAAAGCGGCCATCTCTCCGCCTGCCTGACCGATGTGGCGGTGCCGGAGCCGCTGCCGCCGGAAAGCCGGCTCTGGCGCACGCCGGGCCTGTTCGTGACGCCCCACATGTCGGCCGACGACCCGCTGGTCTACAACGACCGCACGCTGGACATCCTGTTCGAGAACCTGCGGGCGGAGCGCGAGGGACGCCCCCTGCCGAACCTGGTCGACCCCCGGCGCGGCTACTGA
- the glpX gene encoding class II fructose-bisphosphatase, protein MSLKTDRNLVMELVRVTEAAALACSSWIGRGDKNAADGAAVDAMRRAFDAVAISGTVVIGEGEMDEAPMLYIGEKVGLGGPEMDIAVDPLEGTNICATGGPNSIATLAVAEKGGFLHAPDIYMDKIAVGPDLPPGIVDLDASPEENLRELARARKVSINDLMVCTLGRDRHKPLIEACRRAGARITLIPDGDVAGVVACAQPEAGIDIYMGSGGAPEGVLAAAALRCIGGQMQGRLLYEDDAQIARAKEMGIADPHRKFLVEDMAKGDVMFAATGVTSGAFLRGVRRTKGGAVTHSIIMRSKTGTVRYIEGHHNSQRKPGSFFA, encoded by the coding sequence ATGTCCTTGAAGACGGACCGCAACCTGGTCATGGAACTGGTCCGGGTGACCGAGGCGGCGGCGCTCGCCTGCTCCTCCTGGATCGGGCGGGGCGACAAGAACGCCGCCGACGGCGCGGCGGTGGACGCCATGCGCCGCGCCTTCGATGCAGTCGCCATCTCCGGCACCGTGGTGATCGGCGAGGGCGAGATGGATGAGGCGCCGATGCTCTATATCGGCGAGAAGGTGGGCCTCGGCGGGCCGGAGATGGACATCGCCGTGGACCCGCTGGAGGGCACGAACATCTGCGCCACCGGCGGGCCGAACTCCATCGCCACGCTCGCCGTGGCGGAGAAGGGCGGCTTCCTGCACGCGCCCGACATCTACATGGACAAGATCGCGGTCGGCCCCGACCTGCCGCCGGGCATCGTCGATCTCGACGCCTCGCCGGAGGAGAACCTGCGCGAACTAGCCAGGGCCAGGAAGGTCTCGATCAACGACCTGATGGTCTGCACCCTGGGCCGCGACCGCCACAAGCCGCTGATCGAGGCCTGCCGCCGCGCCGGCGCCCGAATCACCCTGATCCCCGATGGCGACGTGGCCGGCGTGGTCGCCTGCGCCCAGCCGGAGGCGGGCATCGACATCTACATGGGCTCCGGCGGCGCGCCGGAGGGCGTGCTCGCGGCCGCGGCGCTGCGCTGCATCGGCGGCCAGATGCAGGGGCGCCTGCTCTATGAGGACGACGCCCAGATCGCCCGCGCCAAGGAGATGGGCATCGCCGATCCGCACCGGAAGTTCCTGGTGGAGGACATGGCCAAGGGCGATGTGATGTTCGCCGCCACCGGCGTGACCTCGGGCGCCTTCCTGCGCGGCGTGCGCCGCACCAAGGGCGGCGCGGTGACGCATTCCATCATCATGCGCTCCAAGACCGGCACCGTCCGCTACATCGAGGGACACCACAACTCCCAGCGCAAGCCCGGCAGCTTCTTTGCCTGA
- a CDS encoding zinc-dependent alcohol dehydrogenase family protein produces MRLYTLPKTGAIEDLTLTEREVPRPGRRQVLVRMRAASLNYRDLLVATGRYGRAGVQPGLVPLSDGAGEVAAVGPDVTRVKEGDRVAGIFMQGWIAGPPDESYRATALGGSIDGVLAEYVLFEEEGLVHLPEHLSFEEGACLPCAGVTAWNALTALRPVGPEQTVLLLGTGGVSILALQFAHAAGARVILTSSSDTKLERAKALGADAGVNYRTHPDWEKEVWTLTGRRGVDHVVEVGGAGTLPKSIAATRVGGAVHLIGVLTGGQIDPLPVMQKAIDLRGVFVGSREMFEAMNRAVAFHRIHPVIDRVFPFEEAQAAYRHLESQAHLGKVVIRLD; encoded by the coding sequence ATGCGCCTCTACACCCTGCCGAAAACCGGTGCGATCGAGGATCTGACCCTGACGGAGCGCGAGGTGCCGCGCCCCGGCCGCCGGCAGGTGCTGGTGCGGATGCGGGCGGCCTCGCTGAACTACCGCGACCTGCTGGTGGCCACGGGCCGCTATGGCAGGGCAGGGGTCCAGCCGGGGCTGGTGCCCCTCTCCGACGGGGCGGGCGAGGTCGCGGCGGTGGGGCCGGACGTGACCCGGGTGAAGGAAGGGGACCGGGTGGCCGGCATCTTCATGCAGGGCTGGATCGCCGGCCCGCCCGACGAATCCTACCGCGCCACCGCCCTGGGCGGCTCCATCGACGGGGTGCTGGCGGAATACGTGCTCTTCGAGGAGGAAGGGCTGGTCCACCTGCCGGAGCACCTGTCCTTCGAGGAAGGTGCCTGCCTGCCCTGCGCCGGGGTGACGGCCTGGAACGCCCTGACCGCGCTGCGCCCGGTGGGGCCGGAACAGACCGTGCTGCTGCTGGGCACGGGCGGCGTCTCGATCCTCGCCCTGCAATTCGCCCATGCCGCCGGGGCGCGGGTGATCCTGACCTCCTCCTCCGACACGAAGCTGGAGCGGGCGAAGGCTCTGGGCGCCGATGCTGGCGTGAACTACCGCACCCATCCGGACTGGGAGAAGGAGGTCTGGACCCTCACCGGCAGGCGCGGCGTGGACCATGTGGTGGAAGTCGGCGGAGCGGGGACCCTGCCGAAATCCATCGCCGCCACCCGCGTGGGCGGCGCCGTCCACCTGATCGGCGTGCTGACCGGCGGGCAGATCGACCCCCTGCCGGTCATGCAGAAGGCCATCGACCTGCGCGGGGTCTTTGTCGGCTCGCGCGAGATGTTCGAGGCGATGAACCGCGCCGTCGCCTTCCACCGCATCCACCCGGTGATCGACCGGGTCTTCCCCTTCGAGGAAGCCCAGGCGGCCTATCGCCACCTGGAAAGCCAGGCGCATCTCGGCAAGGTGGTGATCCGCCTGGACTGA
- a CDS encoding PHA/PHB synthase family protein — protein MSQSDKTPDPGFRLPDPALVSRTMADVAERSQRIVADFIRRQGDTAEKLTGRTGGPPQVEGGTPLDPFNLGGAFMEMASRLMANPARLMQAQMGFWQDYLTLWGNTARRMMGGEVKPVISEDSKDKRFKDDAWRENEVFDFIKQSYLLSARYMQNVVRGTEGELDPKNAQKVDFYTRQFVDAMSPTNFLMTNPQVLRRTAETGGENLLKGLTNLLSDLERGKGNLRISMTDRSKFAIGENIAVTPGKVVYRNELMELIQYSPTTEKVLKRPLLLLPPWINKFYILDLRPKNSLIRWAVSQGHTVFVCSWVNPDERLAEKDFEDYMKEGPYAALDAIQEATGERNVNAIGYCLGGTLLAATLAHMAAKRDTRIKSATFFTTMTDFEEAGEISVFIDEVQLKAVEQKMGERGFLAGGEMANTFNMLRANDLIWSFVVQNYLLGQEPFPFDLLFWNDDSTRMPAKMHSFYLRRMYQQNDLVKPGGITLDGVPIDLRKIKIPVYLLSTREDHIAPWKSTYRATQIYGGPIRFVLAASGHIAGVVNPPESGKYSHWTNEALPADPDEWLEGATELAGSWWPDWQRWVTGLDNAMVPAREPGAGKLPALCDAPGEYVKVMAQD, from the coding sequence ATGAGCCAGAGTGACAAGACGCCTGATCCTGGTTTCCGCCTGCCGGACCCCGCCCTGGTGAGCCGAACCATGGCCGATGTCGCGGAGCGCAGCCAGCGCATCGTGGCCGATTTCATCCGCCGCCAGGGCGATACCGCGGAGAAGCTGACCGGACGCACCGGCGGCCCGCCCCAGGTGGAGGGCGGCACGCCGCTCGATCCCTTCAACCTCGGCGGCGCCTTCATGGAGATGGCCAGCCGGCTGATGGCCAATCCGGCCAGGCTGATGCAGGCCCAGATGGGCTTCTGGCAGGACTACCTCACCCTCTGGGGCAACACCGCCCGCCGCATGATGGGGGGCGAGGTCAAGCCGGTCATCTCCGAGGACAGCAAGGACAAGCGCTTCAAGGACGATGCCTGGCGCGAGAACGAGGTCTTCGACTTCATCAAGCAGTCCTACCTGCTGTCCGCGCGGTACATGCAGAACGTGGTGCGGGGCACGGAGGGCGAGCTCGACCCGAAGAACGCCCAGAAGGTCGATTTCTACACGCGCCAGTTCGTGGATGCGATGAGCCCCACGAACTTCCTGATGACCAACCCGCAGGTGCTGCGCCGCACCGCCGAGACCGGCGGCGAGAACCTGCTGAAGGGCCTGACCAATCTCCTGAGCGATCTGGAGCGGGGCAAGGGCAACCTGCGCATCAGCATGACCGACCGCAGCAAGTTCGCGATCGGCGAGAACATCGCGGTGACGCCGGGCAAGGTGGTCTACCGCAACGAGCTGATGGAGCTGATCCAGTACTCGCCGACCACCGAGAAGGTGCTCAAGCGGCCGCTGCTGCTGCTGCCGCCCTGGATCAACAAGTTCTACATCCTCGACCTGCGGCCCAAGAACTCCCTCATCCGCTGGGCGGTGTCGCAGGGGCACACGGTCTTCGTCTGCTCCTGGGTCAATCCGGACGAGCGCCTCGCGGAGAAGGATTTCGAGGACTACATGAAGGAGGGGCCCTATGCCGCCCTGGACGCGATCCAGGAGGCCACGGGCGAGCGCAACGTCAACGCCATCGGCTACTGCCTCGGCGGCACGCTGCTGGCCGCGACGCTGGCGCATATGGCGGCGAAGCGGGACACGCGCATCAAGAGCGCCACCTTCTTCACCACCATGACGGATTTCGAGGAAGCCGGGGAGATCAGCGTCTTCATCGACGAGGTGCAGCTCAAGGCCGTCGAGCAGAAGATGGGGGAGCGTGGCTTCCTCGCCGGCGGGGAGATGGCCAACACCTTCAACATGCTCCGTGCCAACGACCTGATCTGGAGCTTCGTGGTCCAGAACTACCTGCTGGGGCAGGAGCCCTTCCCCTTCGACCTGCTGTTCTGGAACGACGACAGCACCCGCATGCCGGCGAAGATGCACAGCTTCTACCTGCGCCGCATGTACCAGCAGAACGATCTGGTGAAGCCGGGCGGGATCACGCTGGACGGGGTGCCGATCGACCTGCGGAAGATCAAGATCCCCGTCTATCTGCTCTCGACGCGCGAGGACCATATCGCGCCGTGGAAGAGCACCTATCGCGCCACGCAGATCTATGGCGGGCCGATCCGCTTCGTGCTCGCCGCCTCGGGCCATATCGCCGGGGTGGTGAACCCGCCCGAGAGCGGCAAGTACAGCCACTGGACCAACGAGGCCCTGCCGGCCGATCCGGACGAGTGGCTGGAAGGCGCCACGGAACTCGCCGGTTCCTGGTGGCCGGACTGGCAGCGCTGGGTCACGGGGCTGGACAACGCCATGGTGCCCGCCCGCGAGCCGGGCGCCGGGAAGCTGCCGGCCCTGTGCGACGCGCCCGGCGAATACGTGAAGGTGATGGCGCAGGATTGA
- the gap gene encoding type I glyceraldehyde-3-phosphate dehydrogenase, with translation MAVKVAINGFGRIGRLVLRAACESARDDVEFVAINDLGSVEANAHLFRYDSVHGRFPGEVIVEGDSITIKAHGKTWGPIKVTAERDPTKLKWDGVDIAAECTGIFTAREKAQVLLGTGARKVLISAPGEGADKTIVYGVNHKTLTAEDKIVSNASCTTNCLAPVAKVLHEKFGILRGYMVTIHAYTGDQNTVDTLHKDLHRARAAAVSAIPTSTGAAKAVGLVLPELKGKLDGTAIRIPTPNVSLVSLDFVPEKTEGLTKDAINAALKAASEGELKGILGYNTEKLVSVDFNHDPHSSTFDATQTQVVDGGLVRVMSWYDNEWGFSNRMSDTAAYLGKL, from the coding sequence ATGGCTGTTAAGGTCGCCATCAACGGCTTCGGCCGCATCGGGCGTCTCGTGCTGCGTGCCGCCTGCGAGAGCGCGCGCGACGATGTCGAGTTCGTCGCCATCAATGACCTCGGCTCCGTCGAGGCGAATGCCCATCTCTTCCGCTATGACAGCGTGCATGGCCGCTTCCCCGGCGAGGTGATCGTCGAGGGCGACAGCATCACCATCAAGGCCCATGGCAAGACCTGGGGCCCGATCAAGGTGACGGCCGAGCGCGACCCGACCAAGCTGAAGTGGGACGGCGTGGACATCGCCGCCGAGTGCACGGGCATCTTCACGGCGCGCGAGAAGGCGCAGGTCCTGCTCGGCACCGGCGCCCGGAAGGTGCTGATCTCCGCCCCCGGCGAGGGCGCGGACAAGACCATCGTCTATGGCGTGAACCACAAGACGCTGACGGCCGAGGACAAGATCGTGTCCAACGCCTCCTGCACCACCAACTGCCTGGCGCCGGTCGCCAAGGTGCTGCACGAGAAGTTCGGCATCCTGCGCGGCTACATGGTCACCATCCACGCCTATACGGGTGACCAGAACACGGTGGACACGCTGCACAAGGACCTGCACCGCGCCCGCGCGGCGGCGGTTTCCGCCATCCCGACCTCGACCGGCGCGGCGAAGGCCGTGGGCCTGGTGCTGCCGGAGCTGAAGGGCAAGCTGGACGGCACCGCCATCCGCATCCCGACGCCGAACGTCTCGCTGGTCAGCCTGGACTTCGTGCCGGAGAAGACCGAGGGGCTGACCAAGGACGCCATCAACGCGGCGCTGAAGGCGGCGTCCGAGGGCGAGCTGAAGGGCATCCTCGGCTACAACACCGAGAAGCTGGTGTCGGTGGATTTCAACCACGATCCGCACTCCTCCACCTTCGACGCGACGCAGACGCAGGTGGTCGATGGCGGGCTGGTGCGGGTGATGTCCTGGTACGACAACGAGTGGGGCTTCTCGAACCGGATGAGCGACACGGCCGCCTATCTCGGCAAGCTCTGA
- the wrbA gene encoding NAD(P)H:quinone oxidoreductase has product MAKVLVLYYSMYGHIETMAQAVAEGARGAGAEVTVKRVAEIMDPEAFAKAGGKANQAAPVASPQELADYDAIIVGAPTRYGRISSQMAQFWDQTGGLWAKGALIGKVGSAFTSTASQHGGQETTLMGIHTMLFHHGMVLVGLPYSAPGLVVLDEVTGGTPYGASTIAGGQGQRQPSANELELARFQGEHVAKIAAKLAG; this is encoded by the coding sequence ATGGCCAAGGTTCTGGTCCTTTATTACTCGATGTACGGCCATATCGAGACCATGGCGCAGGCCGTGGCCGAGGGTGCGCGCGGCGCCGGGGCCGAGGTGACGGTCAAGCGCGTCGCCGAGATCATGGACCCTGAAGCCTTCGCCAAGGCCGGCGGCAAGGCGAACCAGGCGGCCCCCGTCGCCAGCCCGCAGGAACTGGCCGACTATGACGCCATCATCGTCGGTGCGCCGACCCGCTATGGCCGCATCTCCTCGCAGATGGCGCAGTTCTGGGACCAGACCGGCGGCCTCTGGGCGAAGGGCGCGCTGATCGGCAAGGTCGGCTCCGCCTTCACCTCCACCGCCAGCCAGCATGGCGGGCAGGAGACGACGCTGATGGGCATCCACACCATGCTGTTCCACCATGGCATGGTGCTGGTCGGCCTGCCCTATTCGGCGCCGGGGCTGGTGGTGCTGGACGAGGTCACGGGCGGCACGCCCTATGGCGCCTCCACCATCGCGGGTGGGCAGGGCCAGCGGCAGCCTTCCGCGAACGAGCTGGAGCTGGCCCGCTTCCAGGGCGAGCATGTGGCGAAGATCGCGGCGAAGCTCGCGGGCTGA